A stretch of Trichomycterus rosablanca isolate fTriRos1 chromosome 8, fTriRos1.hap1, whole genome shotgun sequence DNA encodes these proteins:
- the LOC134318760 gene encoding eotaxin-like, producing the protein MRNQTALLLLLLICSLQLLSGEPFGQHFSTCCQKNTRVKIPLKKITSYKQSSSGCTFKSIIFETIKGKRFCVDPEANWVKHHMKAVDLKLKTFSRTSSL; encoded by the exons ATGAGGAATCAAACAGCTCTGCTGCTTCTGCTGCTGATCTGTTCTCTACAGCTGCTCTCTGGAG AACCTTTTGGTCAACACTTTTCCACTTGCTGTCAGAAAAATACGAGAGTGAAAATCCCTCTGAAGAAAATCACGTCCTACAAGCAGAGCAGCAGCGGCTGCACCTTTAAATCCATCAT CTTTGAGACGATTAAGGGGAAGCGGTTCTGTGTGGATCCTGAAGCCAACTGGGTGAAGCATCACATGAAAGCGGTGgatttaaaactaaaaacattCAGCAGAACCTCAAGTTTATAA
- the LOC134318761 gene encoding monocyte chemotactic protein 1B-like: MSSCRLIVLSAVVLLLCTAAITEGMRYSSVRTSCCYTFAQKPLKSTNVQSYSLSSPQCINQAVMFKTMKGKQVCARPTEQWVKKLMKLLDNKKSGSQGSV, translated from the exons ATGTCGTCCTGCCGTCTGATCGTCCTGTCGGCCGTGGTGCTGCTGCTCTGCACCGCCGCTATCACTGAAG ggATGCGGTACAGCAGTGTGAGGACGTCCTGCTGTTACACATTTGCCCAAAAGCCCCTGAAGTCGACCAACGTGCAgagttacagtctgagcagccCGCAGTGCATCAACCAGGCCGTGAT GTTCAAAACCATGAAGGGAAAGCAGGTGTGCGCCAGACCCACTGAGCAGTGGGTGAAGAAGCTCATGAAGCTTCTGGACAACAAAAAAAGTGGAAGCCAGGGATCTGTGTAa